The Pelodiscus sinensis isolate JC-2024 chromosome 24, ASM4963464v1, whole genome shotgun sequence genomic interval TGAGTACGAACAGCAGGAGGCGCCACCCGCCATGGAGCTGCCAGAGGATGCAACCGTGCCCAGAAACGGGCCCTCGGTGCCACCCGGCAGCACCGCTGCCTCCCGCTTCCGGGTGGTGAAGCTGGACCAGGGCCTTGGGGAGCCATATAAACGGGGACGCTGGACCTGCCTGGATTTCTACGACCGGGACCCGGAGCACCAGGTGGTGGGGCGGCTCCTGGCCGCTGCCCGGCACCCGCAGTCTCTTGACTCCCGCCTGGAGCTTGCTGGGTTGGCCCCCAAGCCCCATGGCTACTTCAGCCCCCCGCTGGCGCGTTGGGGCGGACATGGCCACTCCCAGGGCACAGCCTGGCCCACGCTGCCTGGCGAGCACCTGCCCCGCTcgctgggaggtggggagagaactCCAGGGGGCAGAGCTCAGAGTGATGGGGCCAGTGCTGAGCCTGGGGAATCGGGCGTGGGGGTGGaagagctgctgctgccccagagccTCGCCCAGCGCATCCggagggaggtggaggagaggcaCAAGGTAAAGGGGGCCAGATGCCTGGGTTTCATGGGACCACGGAGACCCACGTGGTAGAAAGCCACCCCACAGGCCCATCTAACCTTGTATCTGGCCCTTTGCATCAGCCTGTGGGCTAGTCCAGTCTTGACTCTACCTGCCCCTCGCCGATCAGATCCCCAGTGGAAATCCTGCAGTAGGTAGTCCTGTGGGTTAATTCTGAACCATATTAGGAGCCATGTCTCCCCTGCACCAGATAGGTGGGGTCTCCACTAGGATACCCTCCCCAGAGGGTAGGGGGATTGACAAGCATTTGGTGAGGAGGTGGAGGGTTGTTGGTGCGCATGGGGTAGTAAACGGGTGGTggctggagagggaggagatAGCAGTGGTGGGACAGCTCCTTGCACACCTGGCTCCATCTCTTCCCTTTGGACCTGCAATCACCCTGATTCCAATGACCTCCTACCACTTGGGGCTGCATCAGCCTGCAGAACTCCCCACCACTGGATGCTGGCTGGGCTGACAGTTCGGCTGGGGGTAATGGAAGTTAATGGGGTAAGGTTTGAGGGCCACCTTCTCCTGTGCTGTGATATAGTGAGGTGCATTGCAGAAATTTCCTctgaaagcatctggcattggaggTGGGTTCAGGCCGACTGGGCCATGGGTCTGATGGAGGAACCCCTAGCCAGTTCAGCCCCACAAAGTAGAGGCAGACCCACAGATATCTCATGAATCTAACCTTTTGTCCCAGAGAGACATTCCTTCAGCAGGATGTATGGTCCAGGGAAGGGGGGTCAGGTTCTGGGCCCTGACACCTCCCCGGCTGCCTCCTCCTTTCTCATCACCATGACGGAAAAGGGGTGATTTTCAtctgcccactgccccccaggctctggtgggcAGGGAAAGAATGGAAGGAACCCAGGCATTCAGGCCCCATTGCAGCTGCCCAATGCTGTCCTTGGGATGCGGAGCCATTGGCAGCATC includes:
- the TSC22D4 gene encoding TSC22 domain family protein 4 — protein: MSRKKSSFQITSITTEYEQQEAPPAMELPEDATVPRNGPSVPPGSTAASRFRVVKLDQGLGEPYKRGRWTCLDFYDRDPEHQVVGRLLAAARHPQSLDSRLELAGLAPKPHGYFSPPLARWGGHGHSQGTAWPTLPGEHLPRSLGGGERTPGGRAQSDGASAEPGESGVGVEELLLPQSLAQRIRREVEERHKVPLRSSRPSSPALPLFREGSPVRKASDPFGARLSLARSMFAMGGHQDSDDDSGSGSSMIAIDNKIEQAMDLVKTHLMFAVREEVEVLREQIKDLAERNAALEWENRLLRSLASPEQLAQLHAQLRGPTA